The following proteins come from a genomic window of Yinghuangia sp. ASG 101:
- a CDS encoding DUF4259 domain-containing protein, protein MGTWGSGNFDSDGAADHLAMVTDRLIAEVKEAMDGDPVGLEPDEYWGVAIPCNLELLGLIAQQGYVGALLPDAATIDAWKTKFLSIWDATIDDLEPTDDYKTERRAVLIRTFDRLTEATTDLAD, encoded by the coding sequence ATGGGCACATGGGGCAGCGGCAACTTCGACAGTGACGGGGCGGCCGACCATCTCGCGATGGTCACCGACCGGCTCATCGCCGAGGTGAAGGAGGCCATGGACGGCGACCCGGTCGGGCTGGAACCCGACGAGTACTGGGGCGTCGCCATCCCGTGCAACCTCGAACTGCTCGGCCTCATCGCCCAACAGGGTTACGTGGGCGCCCTGTTGCCCGACGCGGCGACGATCGACGCGTGGAAGACCAAGTTCCTGTCCATCTGGGACGCCACGATCGACGACCTCGAACCCACCGACGACTACAAAACCGAACGCCGCGCCGTCCTCATCCGCACCTTCGACCGACTCACGGAGGCCACGACCGACTTGGCCGACTGA
- the metG gene encoding methionine--tRNA ligase translates to MTRQLITSALPYINGIKHLGNLVGSMLPADVYARYLRQRGEDVLYICATDEHGTPAELAAQEAGLPVAEFCAQQHDAQKAIYEGFGLEFDYFGRSSSPQNIEITQTIARELKANGFIEERAIRQVYSVADGRFLPDRYIIGTCPHCGYDKARGDQCENCTRVLDPTDLIEPRSAISGSSELEVRDTKHLFLLQSKLESEVAAWVEEHGRDWPVLASSIARKWLTEGLQDRAITRDLDWGVPVPADTWPELAAEGKVFYVWFDAPIEYIGATKEWSDAAPEGEVRDWKSWWYDVDQDVRYTEFMAKDNVPFHSVMFPATLLGTRDKWKKVDFLKAFNWLNYYGGKFSTSQRRGVFTDAALELLPADYWRYFLMAQAPESDDTSFTWELFTATVNKDLADTLGNFVNRVLSFSRKRFGDEVPAGAEAGEAEQRLGEQIAELLATYEQHLDALQFRKAAQALRALWSAGNVYLEDKAPWLQIKTDPDAAALTLRTAMNLIHLYAVISEPFIPTSATSMRAAFTLADDTRTWITHDEARTLPFVPAGTPFTVPPVLFAKISDEDQAAYRARFGGEETE, encoded by the coding sequence ATGACTCGACAGTTGATCACCAGCGCGCTTCCGTACATCAACGGGATCAAGCACCTGGGCAACCTGGTCGGGTCCATGCTCCCGGCGGACGTCTACGCACGCTATCTGCGGCAGCGCGGGGAGGACGTCCTCTATATCTGTGCGACCGACGAGCACGGTACGCCCGCCGAGCTGGCCGCCCAGGAGGCCGGGCTGCCGGTGGCGGAGTTCTGCGCGCAGCAGCACGACGCGCAGAAGGCGATCTACGAAGGGTTCGGACTGGAGTTCGACTACTTCGGTCGCAGCTCCTCGCCGCAGAACATCGAGATCACGCAGACCATCGCGCGCGAGCTGAAGGCCAACGGCTTCATCGAGGAGCGCGCGATCCGGCAGGTCTACTCGGTCGCCGACGGCCGGTTCCTGCCCGACCGCTACATCATCGGCACGTGCCCGCACTGCGGGTACGACAAGGCCCGCGGCGACCAGTGCGAGAACTGCACGCGCGTGCTCGACCCGACCGACCTGATCGAGCCGCGTTCGGCGATCAGCGGCAGCAGCGAGCTGGAGGTGCGCGACACCAAGCACCTGTTCCTCCTCCAGTCCAAGCTGGAGAGCGAGGTCGCCGCGTGGGTGGAGGAGCACGGCCGCGACTGGCCGGTGCTCGCCTCGTCGATCGCCCGCAAGTGGCTCACCGAAGGGCTCCAGGACCGGGCGATCACCCGCGACCTGGACTGGGGCGTCCCGGTCCCCGCCGACACCTGGCCCGAACTGGCCGCCGAGGGCAAGGTGTTCTACGTCTGGTTCGACGCGCCGATCGAATACATCGGTGCCACCAAGGAATGGTCGGACGCCGCTCCCGAAGGGGAGGTCCGCGACTGGAAGTCCTGGTGGTACGACGTCGACCAGGACGTCCGCTACACGGAGTTCATGGCCAAGGACAACGTGCCGTTCCACTCGGTGATGTTCCCGGCGACGCTGCTCGGCACGCGCGACAAGTGGAAGAAGGTCGACTTCCTCAAGGCCTTCAACTGGCTGAACTACTACGGCGGCAAGTTCTCCACGAGCCAGCGCCGGGGCGTATTCACCGACGCCGCACTGGAGTTGCTGCCGGCCGACTACTGGCGCTATTTCCTCATGGCCCAGGCCCCCGAGTCCGACGACACCAGCTTCACCTGGGAGTTGTTCACGGCGACGGTCAACAAGGACCTCGCCGACACCCTCGGCAACTTCGTCAACCGCGTGCTGTCCTTCTCCCGCAAGCGCTTCGGCGACGAGGTCCCCGCGGGCGCCGAGGCGGGCGAGGCCGAACAGCGCCTGGGGGAGCAGATCGCCGAACTGCTCGCGACGTACGAACAGCACCTGGACGCCCTGCAGTTCCGCAAGGCCGCACAAGCCCTGCGCGCACTGTGGAGCGCGGGCAACGTCTACCTCGAGGACAAGGCCCCCTGGCTCCAGATCAAGACCGACCCGGACGCCGCGGCGCTGACGCTGCGCACCGCGATGAACCTGATCCACCTGTACGCCGTGATCTCCGAGCCGTTCATCCCGACCAGCGCCACGTCCATGCGCGCCGCCTTCACCCTCGCCGACGACACCCGCACCTGGATCACCCACGACGAGGCCCGCACCCTCCCCTTCGTCCCCGCCGGCACCCCCTTCACCGTCCCCCCGGTCCTCTTCGCCAAGATCTCCGACGAGGACCAAGCCGCCTACCGCGCCCGCTTCGGCGGCGAGGAGACGGAGTAG
- a CDS encoding VOC family protein: MSVKRVVPDFRTTDPEAVRDFYALVGLVEVMNHGWVMTLASRTNPSAQLTVTTGDASAPVDADVSIEVDDVDAVYAACVARGDHIVHPLTDEPWGVRRFFVEDPDGRVVNVLGHRARG, translated from the coding sequence ATGTCCGTCAAGCGCGTTGTCCCGGATTTCCGGACGACCGATCCCGAGGCCGTACGCGACTTCTACGCGCTCGTCGGCCTGGTCGAGGTGATGAACCACGGGTGGGTCATGACCCTCGCCTCCCGGACCAACCCCTCCGCACAACTCACGGTGACGACCGGGGACGCCTCCGCACCGGTCGACGCCGACGTGAGCATCGAGGTGGACGACGTCGACGCAGTGTACGCGGCATGCGTCGCACGCGGCGACCACATCGTGCACCCGCTCACGGACGAGCCGTGGGGTGTGCGGCGGTTCTTCGTCGAGGACCCGGACGGGCGGGTGGTCAACGTGCTGGGCCATCGGGCGCGGGGTTGA
- a CDS encoding SpoIIE family protein phosphatase: MKGDDGRHDRASAVRAAAVRAAAVWARHGVAERAAEATGRAAEDAASEATSGTAEVPSGYTAFGTNPGAGPDAGNRSATDAGDAVDGGAGRRYDSRGTAVGNIAPKTEHRRPLSTGPVVPRTDSGPHTPETTKAPQANTAHRVPAAPAPAVAASGARTRPPAGTSPVNSRPTPDNPPLTGADALRCALLSESQGLSETEVLRLAVQQAVAAIGGFAGLVHVQGNEANTLRLAAVTGLPTEIARSWELLECGGDTAYDHALTRREAAWSPVLPASVTSGDGLPGWAGVGMVAAPVMVDGYPVGVLSVLADERPLPGRLDFLVRLAALLGLRLRDARRWATGMAPWWQEPVAERTEVMQQIAVGRWSWDVATGVLDIDGAKDAILRAAGLPPEKWDGRIETWMSRIHPDDRPGVQKAIEFSLSSRQQYVVQYRVFDDDSRVSWLELRGTFDYDESGRATRMYGTAWDVTPQRGKLDWLVGFLESHPDPIHVVATDNRVKWANKAARELAAADGVEVDGVALWDAVPRLQGQGLPELFTRARAAPGSAATSELEAGAPGDPCGAPSFHLVRAVAVEDFVAVQMSDITDKRRTERAAAERVRRVAELNAALVGALATDDVAAVVREHLPPLFGAQRLLLHDLTGPHPRLLGQAGHPVEFLDGMRDIPCAGPEFVQVAEARFVTSVEVSARREPELLSLARLGGMRSWAALPLTNAGGRAIGSYVLGWAAPGGFTPDDPPLLTTLATLIAQALENARLYEEARNRAERLQQELLPSGLPDLPAVQTAARYRTAKGQEVGGDWYDVVPLPGGRVLTVIGDVMGHGFEQAITMGIIRHAVLAVAALDLPVDELMAHLNDVVGRLGQSANGSAVYATCLFAVYDTTSGVCTMASAGHPAPIAVPPAAEPRLLDVTAGAPLGLAQVPAEVTEFTLDANSVLVFYTNGLLGSGAPDTTRLTDAISRHAGEASVPVRKSERRAWLEGLCDVVTAELPSDTRHDDAALLVLGIDRVATEHVAQWDLPWAAESASRGRDLTSAQLAAWRLTDLSDATTLIVSELIGNTVRHAVGLGADVADDGEGVIRLRLLHLSEALICEVYDGSEATPRVRHPSFDDEFGRGLQLVAIMTEQWGARYAEDGKCIWARLKTPRAGESPVG; this comes from the coding sequence GTGAAGGGCGACGACGGCCGCCACGATCGTGCGTCGGCGGTACGGGCGGCGGCGGTACGGGCGGCGGCGGTCTGGGCACGGCACGGGGTGGCGGAGCGAGCGGCGGAAGCGACCGGGCGAGCGGCGGAGGATGCCGCGAGCGAGGCCACGAGCGGCACCGCCGAAGTCCCCTCGGGATACACGGCGTTCGGCACCAACCCAGGCGCGGGTCCGGATGCCGGGAACCGCAGCGCCACCGACGCGGGTGACGCCGTCGACGGCGGTGCCGGCCGCCGTTATGACAGCCGAGGCACCGCCGTTGGCAACATTGCTCCGAAAACGGAGCATCGCCGACCGCTTTCGACCGGCCCTGTCGTCCCGCGAACGGATTCGGGTCCGCACACCCCGGAAACCACGAAAGCCCCGCAGGCCAACACCGCCCACCGCGTACCGGCCGCCCCGGCCCCGGCGGTCGCGGCATCCGGCGCGAGGACGAGGCCCCCCGCGGGCACGTCGCCCGTCAACTCCCGTCCCACGCCCGACAACCCCCCGCTCACCGGCGCCGACGCGCTCCGTTGCGCCCTCCTGTCCGAGAGCCAGGGCCTCAGCGAGACCGAGGTGTTGCGGCTCGCCGTACAGCAAGCGGTCGCCGCCATCGGCGGGTTCGCGGGGCTCGTCCACGTGCAGGGCAACGAGGCGAACACCCTGCGCCTCGCGGCGGTCACCGGGCTGCCGACCGAAATCGCGCGCTCCTGGGAGCTGTTGGAGTGCGGCGGCGACACCGCGTACGACCACGCGCTGACACGCCGCGAGGCCGCCTGGTCCCCCGTCCTCCCCGCGTCCGTCACCTCCGGCGACGGGCTGCCGGGATGGGCGGGCGTCGGCATGGTGGCCGCGCCCGTCATGGTGGACGGGTACCCGGTCGGCGTGCTGTCGGTGCTCGCCGACGAACGCCCCCTGCCGGGGCGCCTGGACTTCCTGGTGCGCCTGGCCGCGCTCCTCGGCCTGCGGTTGCGCGACGCGCGGCGCTGGGCGACCGGGATGGCGCCGTGGTGGCAGGAGCCGGTGGCCGAACGCACCGAGGTGATGCAGCAGATCGCCGTGGGCCGGTGGAGTTGGGACGTCGCCACCGGCGTGCTCGACATCGACGGCGCGAAGGACGCGATCCTGCGCGCCGCCGGGCTCCCCCCGGAGAAGTGGGACGGCCGGATCGAGACGTGGATGTCGCGCATCCACCCGGACGACCGCCCCGGCGTGCAGAAGGCGATCGAGTTCTCGCTGTCGAGCCGGCAGCAGTACGTCGTCCAGTACCGGGTGTTCGACGACGACAGCCGGGTCAGCTGGCTGGAGTTGCGCGGCACGTTCGACTACGACGAGTCCGGCCGCGCCACCCGCATGTACGGCACGGCGTGGGATGTCACGCCCCAGCGCGGCAAGTTGGACTGGCTGGTCGGATTCCTGGAGTCGCACCCCGACCCGATCCACGTCGTCGCCACCGACAACCGCGTGAAGTGGGCGAACAAGGCCGCGCGCGAACTCGCCGCGGCGGACGGCGTGGAGGTCGACGGCGTCGCGCTGTGGGACGCCGTCCCCCGGCTGCAAGGGCAGGGCCTGCCCGAGCTGTTCACCCGGGCCCGCGCGGCCCCGGGGTCGGCGGCGACGTCGGAGCTGGAGGCCGGCGCCCCCGGAGACCCGTGCGGCGCGCCCTCGTTCCATCTGGTCAGGGCGGTCGCGGTCGAGGACTTCGTGGCCGTGCAGATGTCCGATATCACCGACAAGCGGCGTACGGAGCGTGCGGCCGCCGAACGCGTACGCCGCGTCGCGGAGTTGAACGCCGCATTGGTCGGTGCCCTCGCGACGGACGACGTGGCCGCGGTGGTGCGCGAGCACCTGCCGCCGCTCTTCGGAGCACAGCGGCTGCTGCTGCACGACCTCACCGGGCCTCATCCGCGCCTGCTCGGACAGGCCGGCCATCCCGTCGAGTTCCTGGACGGCATGCGGGACATCCCGTGTGCCGGACCGGAGTTCGTCCAGGTCGCGGAGGCCCGGTTCGTCACGTCCGTGGAGGTGTCCGCCCGGCGGGAGCCCGAACTGCTGTCGCTGGCACGGCTGGGCGGCATGCGCTCCTGGGCCGCGCTGCCGCTCACGAACGCGGGCGGGCGGGCGATCGGCTCGTACGTCCTCGGCTGGGCGGCGCCCGGCGGCTTCACGCCGGACGACCCGCCGCTGCTCACGACCCTCGCGACGCTGATCGCCCAAGCACTGGAGAACGCACGGCTGTACGAGGAGGCCCGCAACCGCGCCGAACGCCTCCAACAGGAGCTGCTGCCCAGCGGCCTGCCCGATCTGCCCGCGGTCCAGACCGCCGCGCGGTATCGAACCGCCAAGGGGCAGGAGGTCGGTGGCGACTGGTACGACGTGGTTCCCCTGCCCGGCGGGCGAGTTCTCACCGTCATCGGCGACGTCATGGGCCACGGTTTCGAACAGGCCATCACCATGGGCATCATCCGCCACGCGGTCCTCGCGGTCGCGGCGCTGGACCTGCCCGTCGACGAACTCATGGCCCATCTCAACGACGTCGTCGGCCGGCTGGGCCAGAGCGCGAACGGCTCGGCGGTCTACGCGACCTGCCTGTTCGCGGTGTACGACACCACGTCGGGCGTGTGCACGATGGCCAGCGCGGGCCATCCCGCGCCGATCGCGGTGCCGCCCGCGGCCGAGCCGCGGCTGTTGGACGTCACCGCCGGGGCGCCCTTGGGTCTGGCGCAAGTCCCCGCGGAGGTCACCGAGTTCACGCTCGACGCGAACAGCGTCCTGGTGTTCTACACGAACGGCCTGTTGGGCTCGGGCGCGCCGGACACCACGCGCCTGACCGACGCGATCTCCCGGCATGCCGGCGAGGCGTCGGTGCCGGTCCGCAAGTCCGAGCGAAGGGCCTGGCTCGAAGGGCTGTGCGATGTGGTGACGGCCGAACTGCCGTCCGACACACGGCACGACGACGCGGCGCTGCTGGTGCTGGGCATCGACCGCGTCGCGACCGAACACGTCGCGCAGTGGGACCTCCCGTGGGCCGCGGAGTCGGCGAGCCGGGGACGCGACCTCACGTCCGCGCAGTTGGCCGCGTGGCGTCTGACGGACCTGTCCGACGCGACGACGCTCATCGTCAGCGAGCTCATCGGCAACACCGTGCGCCACGCCGTCGGCCTCGGCGCGGACGTCGCCGACGACGGCGAGGGCGTGATCCGGCTGCGCCTGCTGCACCTGAGCGAGGCCCTGATCTGCGAGGTGTACGACGGCTCCGAGGCGACACCGCGCGTCCGGCACCCCAGCTTCGACGACGAGTTCGGCCGCGGCCTCCAGCTCGTCGCGATAATGACGGAGCAGTGGGGCGCCCGGTACGCCGAGGACGGCAAGTGCATCTGGGCCCGGCTCAAGACCCCGCGGGCCGGGGAGTCGCCGGTCGGCTGA
- a CDS encoding YciI family protein, which yields MQYLVIAYDGKDSGALDRRMRVREAHLGLGDEMVAAGRHLFGTAILDDEGRMIGSMLVVDFASREELDGWLATEPYVVGDVWREIDVRPCRVGPSFQALGAGGAA from the coding sequence GTGCAGTATCTGGTGATCGCGTATGACGGCAAGGACAGTGGGGCGCTTGACCGCAGGATGCGGGTGCGGGAGGCGCATCTGGGGCTGGGGGACGAGATGGTCGCCGCCGGGCGCCACTTGTTCGGGACGGCGATTCTCGACGACGAGGGGCGCATGATCGGGTCGATGCTGGTGGTGGACTTCGCGTCGCGCGAGGAACTGGACGGGTGGCTGGCGACGGAGCCGTACGTCGTCGGTGACGTGTGGCGGGAGATCGACGTCAGGCCGTGCCGGGTCGGGCCGTCGTTTCAGGCCCTCGGCGCGGGAGGAGCCGCCTGA
- a CDS encoding DUF4180 domain-containing protein — protein sequence MQKFAAYRIGLAVIGDITDHTAASTSLRDFVRESNQGRQLWFLPDTDALRARLTARP from the coding sequence GTGCAGAAATTCGCCGCCTACCGCATCGGCCTCGCGGTGATCGGCGACATCACGGATCACACCGCCGCGAGCACCTCGCTGCGCGACTTCGTCCGGGAGAGCAACCAGGGCCGACAGCTGTGGTTCCTCCCGGACACCGACGCACTGCGCGCCCGGCTGACCGCCCGGCCCTGA
- a CDS encoding phosphotransferase enzyme family protein, translating to MRDEMESTRAPFTARMAEEVLHVACAAVGLKAAGAVLVRLGENAVFRLGDPVIVRVARPTTPLSDVARTAAVARWLADTAYPAARLLPDVEQPIVVRGSAVTFWHRAAETDRYASPAQLGELLRHLHALEAPPSLGLPVADVLGSVFRWLPRLDELAPDDRDFLRDRAYMLQDRYDDLDFALAFGVLHGDAHVRNALADPAGQAHLIDLDDVAEGPREWDLTVTAVCADRLGWHTRAEYRRFADAYGFDVTTWDGYPVLADIHELMMVAWLAQSAADNPAATDELTRRIADLRSGSTRRAWRPF from the coding sequence ATGCGCGACGAAATGGAGTCGACGAGAGCACCGTTCACCGCACGGATGGCCGAGGAGGTCCTGCACGTCGCGTGTGCCGCCGTCGGACTCAAGGCGGCCGGCGCCGTGTTGGTCCGCCTCGGCGAGAACGCCGTTTTCCGGCTGGGGGATCCGGTGATCGTCCGGGTGGCGCGGCCGACCACGCCGTTGAGCGATGTCGCCCGGACGGCCGCCGTGGCGCGGTGGCTCGCGGACACCGCCTACCCGGCCGCGCGCCTCCTTCCCGACGTCGAACAGCCGATCGTCGTACGCGGTTCGGCGGTCACCTTCTGGCACCGCGCGGCGGAGACCGACCGCTACGCGAGCCCCGCCCAACTCGGCGAACTCCTGCGGCACCTCCACGCGTTGGAGGCACCGCCGAGCCTGGGCCTGCCCGTCGCCGACGTCCTCGGCAGCGTGTTCCGGTGGCTCCCCCGGCTCGACGAACTCGCCCCCGACGACCGCGACTTCCTGCGCGATCGCGCGTACATGCTGCAAGACCGGTACGACGACCTGGACTTCGCACTCGCGTTCGGTGTGCTCCACGGCGACGCGCACGTCAGGAACGCCCTCGCCGACCCCGCCGGCCAGGCCCACTTGATCGACCTCGACGACGTCGCGGAAGGCCCCCGCGAATGGGACCTCACCGTGACCGCGGTCTGCGCCGACCGCCTCGGCTGGCACACGCGCGCGGAGTACCGGCGGTTCGCCGACGCCTACGGCTTCGACGTCACGACCTGGGACGGCTACCCGGTCCTGGCCGACATCCACGAACTGATGATGGTGGCCTGGCTCGCCCAGAGCGCCGCCGACAACCCCGCGGCCACCGACGAACTCACGCGCCGCATCGCCGACTTGCGCTCCGGCTCGACGCGACGCGCGTGGCGGCCCTTCTGA
- a CDS encoding MarR family winged helix-turn-helix transcriptional regulator encodes MDPECWERLTVLHTHVESEVSRLLQRRHDLGLSEYRALCRLTAQPDGELRMQDLAARIGLNQSSVSRLAARLESAALTRRDHCDGDRRGVYLVITDAGRERCAEARATYTTGLAEALAAAAVADAEMAPLIAALSG; translated from the coding sequence ATGGACCCTGAGTGTTGGGAGCGGCTGACAGTTCTCCACACCCATGTCGAGAGCGAGGTCTCGCGTCTCCTGCAGCGCCGCCACGACCTGGGGCTGTCCGAATACCGCGCGCTCTGCCGCCTGACCGCCCAGCCCGACGGCGAGCTGCGCATGCAGGACCTCGCCGCGCGCATCGGGCTCAACCAGAGCTCGGTGAGCCGCCTCGCCGCCCGCCTGGAGAGCGCCGCGCTCACCCGCCGCGACCACTGCGACGGCGACCGGCGCGGCGTCTACCTGGTCATCACCGACGCGGGGCGCGAGCGCTGCGCGGAGGCGCGGGCGACGTACACGACGGGGCTCGCCGAGGCGCTGGCCGCCGCGGCGGTGGCGGATGCGGAGATGGCGCCGCTGATCGCGGCCTTGTCCGGCTGA